The genomic window aatgaacatattttaaatattcagcgGATGGAACGGTCGAAATATACTATACGGGAAAGGACTCATACTTTTAATAAGGATAGAGACTTATATCTTGAACTTGCTGGTTTAAAAGCACCACAGGCTAGCGAAGAATTAAGAACGAGGGCAGCCTCttttatccaaaaaatataCAGGCGATTTATGGAACTTAAGCGAGAACATGTAACTATGAATATGCAAAAAGAAAAGCTTGATATGATAATCCCATCTTGGGTACCACCCTCAGCAAaggagaaattaaaaaaagttaaagaaacTCGACgtgaatttagaaataaatattatgaaaattggcTTGCAGAAAATCTTAAAGAAAATAGTCGTGTAGTTAGACTGAGAGAAGGAGACGTGATGGAAGATATATCAGCCGAAATCAGGCAATGGTTTCGTGAATGGTACGATGAAGTAAGACTATTTGATGAGTTTCCTTTTCCCGAAGAAGGGGGCTCTATACTGATTGTTACAGGGGAAACATTCACTATAGAAGAGTATATTGAGTGGCGAACAGAAGAAGAGAAACGACTAAAATCAGAAGGTGCACAAAAAAGTAAAGAACAGATTAAAGCGGAAAAATTAGCAGCTCGCGAGGaagaaaaaagattaaaattagaAGCTAagttaaaagaagaaaaaagatTACTTGATTATAAAAAGGCACGACTTAATCCTGATAATGATCCAGGTATTTATATTACCATTGGTACAAATATCAGCCAGGTACATGAAGCTTGGgacaaatatcaaaatcaatggAAAGACACAGATACAAGAGATCCTCCTTTAGATGTCATACGTGGTTATATATCAAAACTGATTACAGAAAATGCTTATCAAGACTTGCAGTTAAAATTACGTCCAGTTGTCGATGAACTAATGAGATTAGAACTAAATATGCTTAAAAACTCTCTGAAATTGGACTATCAGGCAGCTGGTATTGCGAAACCTCCACAGagtaaaaaaaggaataaaccaaaaaaaattaaagtgtcaAAGCCAGACAAGGTTCCACCAGCGGCTATGTTCCAAGCTTTGGTCGATGAaggtattataagaaaatatgaaCACATTACATTAGATGATTATTGGGGAGATACAAATTATGCTGCTGCTGATACACGTGCAGTACTTTGGACACCAAGTTTTCCACCAGCGTGCTTAGGCGATGTTAAAGAACAAGTCAGATTACGATGTTTACTAACACTTGGATCATCGTGTCCAAATGCAGTTCGCTCTCAATTACTTGTCGGACCTAAAGGTTCTGGTAAAAAGACATTGATATATGCAATCGCTACGGAAACTAATTCTATACTTATAGATTTATCGCCGATGAATGTGTACGATAAATTTCCAGGACCGAAAAATTTGAAAACGATGTTTGCGTACGTTAACAGAATAAGTAGATTAATGCAACCCACTATTATTTTTGTCGATAACGCTGATaaaattttctgtaaaaaagtaccaaaagaagaaaaaatgttTGACCCTAAGCGTCTTCagagagatttttttaaagagataATTAAGCCGCTCATTCCCAGtgaagataaaattttaatattaggcACTGCAACAGAACCCTGGTTGGCAAAAAATGGACAGATGTACAAAGTTTTTCCTTCATTAATTCTTTTGCCGAGAACGGATTACGGAAGTATTTCATATATCCTAACtaaaatactaatgaaatatCACGGAATGAATCGTGAGTTTAATGTTCACTGTGTCGCACAGGTTTTACGAGGATATGATATAAATTCTATAAGAAAAGCTATCGATAAATTGATGAATGGCAAGCGTGTTGCAGAACTATACTACAAGCCTTTAAAGCCTGAAGAAATCATCAATGCCGTTTTAGATTTTGAGGATGTTGTTTACACGGGCGAGGCAGACTATGATATGTATAAAGAATGGTACGAGTCGTACTCCCCGTGGGGTAAAAAGTATCTTGACTACATGCAGATGCTAGAGTCTCAGCtggcttataaattaaaagcagataaaaagaaaaagtaactttttgttaatttttaaattatttataaatttgaaatggttttacttacattttttgttttggtCATAAATGAGAGGAGTGAATCCTTAATATTGGAAAGAACAAAAACGGATAAATTTTGAACATACGCGGAACCAATTCATATTAACTAATACATATTGATATTTCCATGTATTTCAGacaattgtatacaaaaaaacaacaaacaatatttataaattatagtaagcATAGAATTGACCGGCATGTTATaatgattaaagaaatatacataaatcaaaacatttttttttaataaagggtaataattatatactaaacattattcataaaaaataagaagTGGAGTcggattaattaaatatttgcatacgatagtataaaatattctagtCTTTGTTagagaatttttttataatcattacagGAATGAGCTgtatttttcttacaaaaatacACTAACTTGCTTAAAACCCATTCTCATTGTAACTTTACAGAATATAGGATAGCATTTTATGATCATAGCATTGTACTTACtgcataatatttcaataagtaattttatgaaataagtagCGGTAATAGGGTAACAATTTAACTAATAGCACCACTTTCGTATGGACTTGAAAAGTTGAACCATCAAAAGAATAGGAAATGACGTAGCTTTGGACCTAGTTCTCGCATAATACGATAGAGGGCATTATACTATAATGTCTCAAAGCATGAACTTTCGCCGCCTGTTTAGTTCATCGTGTATACGCGACGTTCCGCTAGATGGCGTGTTATGTTTTTTCTAACTTCAtgtaattaagatttatttttaaaatttgctttgcgtaaattatattgtcaatataaactgttatataatggtaattttaaattgtaacagctacttaaatttaattttacaattttaattttattattatttattattattatattgttgttttttaagtATTCCTTTGTTTATATGAGAATTATTAACGTTAaggtcttaattatataaaattaaaaatagttactatacaAATCACCATTGCATCAAAATTTTACCGTTAAATtgcaagaataataataaatagtataatttatttatataaataataattattattattatgaaataaaatggttAAAGTATGTTCATTGTAAGTTCAGAATAATAAACGAATCTAATACATttaggtatttataatattatattacaaatatggtcttgattgtttttaaaatctgaATATTCTATATAAGTAGTCTCTTATAGCACATTTAATGTGAAATAGTCCCAAATCTACCATAAACAACACCCAAGAACGTCtactatatattaatgaaatgaatatttaagcTATCATAAAaccaacattttttaaatttattaaaaatgtcggttttatttattattcgatcCTGAATATATGGGATAAGGGCATTTGACGATGGCTAGTGACTCTACTTAAATatacttctatattaatatagaattacatttttttttatttctgctgTCATACTAAGTACTTATTTCATtgattaataacttaataagcTAATTATGATaagtaatatcatatatttattaacacgagatttgaataaatgtatttagCCAAGATCAAATCAGAAATCAGAGTTCTATGTTATAATAGGTTTTATTCGATATTACAACTAACGAACTAGCTCCAATACGAGTGCATTAACTGTACAATATTCCGAGAAACTTAAGTATAGTGTCTTCGActggtattttaaataaaaaaatgttaagctGATACAACACTGATACAGAAAtatgaatgataaaatataaatgcaataaaatttattcggGGCTCCAAAACCGATTTGTCTCTTGATGGTAAAATCATCTTTCAGTCATAAGCTTTGTTGTTAacatatatgtttgtaatattaggtatattcatTTTGAAAAGTTTCATTAGCTCCTATTTCGAATTCCGttttttactgtatttaaaattggaaattgAAATCAGACTTaggattgttatttaattttcattgtatgAAAAAACTGGTCATACATTGGTGCGATTCACAAATTGTTCCAATATTTCACTTAAGATCATCCAAGTCAGGCGTGTGTCATTGATCG from Vanessa tameamea isolate UH-Manoa-2023 chromosome Z, ilVanTame1 primary haplotype, whole genome shotgun sequence includes these protein-coding regions:
- the LOC113396620 gene encoding dynein regulatory complex protein 11-like; this translates as MSNVTYYEQWLKIKEQMQIAILEDERLQELASAFVGIKPQGTAVEIVARVYCKFCDLYNKLCECYDQMEQVQRRPFIKKIIDALTCRILELKTTLEEVELFEFTYPDNALQQLLMVPQDIRILCPFHYPYEIRQKEMQYIIDQIFAGNRIGDPTPTASEIERREQERLEEEERIRLEKEAEMKRKLAMGEEIVLSDSESLHLSPEELEELKLQQEYNEHILNIQRMERSKYTIRERTHTFNKDRDLYLELAGLKAPQASEELRTRAASFIQKIYRRFMELKREHVTMNMQKEKLDMIIPSWVPPSAKEKLKKVKETRREFRNKYYENWLAENLKENSRVVRLREGDVMEDISAEIRQWFREWYDEVRLFDEFPFPEEGGSILIVTGETFTIEEYIEWRTEEEKRLKSEGAQKSKEQIKAEKLAAREEEKRLKLEAKLKEEKRLLDYKKARLNPDNDPGIYITIGTNISQVHEAWDKYQNQWKDTDTRDPPLDVIRGYISKLITENAYQDLQLKLRPVVDELMRLELNMLKNSLKLDYQAAGIAKPPQSKKRNKPKKIKVSKPDKVPPAAMFQALVDEGIIRKYEHITLDDYWGDTNYAAADTRAVLWTPSFPPACLGDVKEQVRLRCLLTLGSSCPNAVRSQLLVGPKGSGKKTLIYAIATETNSILIDLSPMNVYDKFPGPKNLKTMFAYVNRISRLMQPTIIFVDNADKIFCKKVPKEEKMFDPKRLQRDFFKEIIKPLIPSEDKILILGTATEPWLAKNGQMYKVFPSLILLPRTDYGSISYILTKILMKYHGMNREFNVHCVAQVLRGYDINSIRKAIDKLMNGKRVAELYYKPLKPEEIINAVLDFEDVVYTGEADYDMYKEWYESYSPWGKKYLDYMQMLESQLAYKLKADKKKK